In Lapillicoccus jejuensis, the DNA window GCGCGACGTCGTGCGGCGGGTGCGGGCCGAGCCCCAGGTCGCCCTGGCACTGCTCGAGCTGCGACTGGAGGCCGTACGACGCCCCGCGGTCGCCGAGGCGCTCGGCGCGTGGCGGCGCGCCGCCTTCGCGGACGACGTCGCCTTCCACACCGCGGCCGGGCTGCCGGGCGGGCGGACCGAGCTCCTCCTCTTCCACTACGCCCTCGACGGTCTCCTCCTCGACCGGCTGACGATCCCGCTCGACCCCGAGCTCACCGTGGACGACACGGTCGACGAGCTGGTCGCGCGGCTGCTCCCCTGAGGCTCTTTGGGGCACGTGGGTCGCCGTTGTCAAGCGGATGGTCGGTCAGGGTGTTGAGACGTCCGATTTGCGTGTTGATGCCAATCCGACTGTGCGACAGCAGGATTGGCGTGCAACGGCCGGGATAGGACTGTCGGTGGTCGCGTCTAGCGTGGGGACATGGACGAGGACCTGACCCCGGAGCGTGGTGCGGCGGACGCCGCTGCCGCGCCCGGTGGTGCCTCTGGTGGTGAGGGGTCGTGGCGGCGGGTCGGGGACGTCCTGGGTGAGCCGGCGGGGTGGTCGGCCGGGTTCGGGGAGAAGCGCCAGGACCACGCTCCCGGTGCGCTCGGCGACGGTGGAGCGCACGAGAGAGCAGCGCTGGACGCTGCGACGGCGGCGGCGGTCCAGGCGCTGCGCGCGGCGACGGATCCGTCGGCCACACCGCAGGGGTGCCGGCTGTCGACCGGGCAGGTGCTCGCCGCGTTCGGGGACATCGGGGAGGCCCGGGCCCGGCTCGAGGTGCTCGAGCAGGTCCTGCTCGGGGAGGTCCTCTCGCGGGGGCTGGCGTCCGAGGCCGGGTTCTCCGTGGCGGACTACACCCGCCAGGCCCTCGGGGCACGGGCGCCGCTGCCGGAGGTGAACACCGTCGCCGCCGCGGTCACGGTGGCGCGAGCCACCGCCGCGCCTGACGCAGGACAGCTCGGGGGCGCGTCACGGGACCGGGTGCCCGGCGCGGACGTCGTCCGCGAGGCGATCTTCT includes these proteins:
- a CDS encoding TetR/AcrR family transcriptional regulator, which translates into the protein MAQNPARRRALADAGIRVLAQEGARGLTHRAVDAEAGVPRGTASNYFPTREDLVAALVGRLGERLTPTADDLAPFAGRTPDRALLGAYLRDVVRRVRAEPQVALALLELRLEAVRRPAVAEALGAWRRAAFADDVAFHTAAGLPGGRTELLLFHYALDGLLLDRLTIPLDPELTVDDTVDELVARLLP